A DNA window from Mya arenaria isolate MELC-2E11 chromosome 17, ASM2691426v1 contains the following coding sequences:
- the LOC128224395 gene encoding heparan sulfate glucosamine 3-O-sulfotransferase 3B1-like: MSQEHLDREMDRIYNTAQDNLDSETDTLSSSNVGSGTYEALREKSDFHPIPKLTGKCVKRFPEAIIIGIQKCGTYALLFFLDKHPQIAGCLHPPEPRFFDKDPDADVSYTNYLRGLSKKSVVRSAGVIKWKNSFDKYKEMMPCSFKQQITIEKDPAYFYQEFVANRIQQCAPDIKLIFIVKNPVERAISAIAMYRARSEIDKNKTVDDIVFKQGDHGKMTVNEEAVCNVTKYSDYQYYMRMWLKYFRLNQMLFIDGHKFESEPAKELNKVERFLKIALFSKKDTTTKRQFYHLTRVKRE; the protein is encoded by the exons ATGTCACAGGAACATTTAGATAGAGAAATGGACAGGATTTATAACACTGCACAGGATAATTTAGATTCAGAAACTGACACGTTGTCATCTAGCAATGTCGGTTCAGGCACATATGAAGCACTGCGAGAGAAATCCGATTTCCACCCAATTCCAAAACTGACTGGCAAATGTGTCAAGCGTTTTCCTGAAGCGATTATAATCGGTATACAAAAATGTGGAACTTACGCGTTGTTGTTCTTTCTGGATAAACATCCACAGATTGCTGGATGCCTTCATCCTCCGGAACCCAGGTTCTTTGATAAAGACCCAGACGCTGACGTAAGCTACACAAACTATTTACGGGGACTCTCCAAGAAATCAGTTGTGCGAAGTGCTGGGGTTATCAAATGGAAGAACAGCTTTGATAAATATAAAGAGATGATGCCATGTAGTTTTAAACAGCAAATAACAATAGAAAAAGATCCTGCATATTTTTACCAGGAATTTGTTGCTAACAGAATACAGCAGTGTGCGCCTGACATTAAACTGATTTTCATCGTGAAAAATCCGGTTGAAAGAGCAATTTCTGCGATCGCAATGTATCGGGCAAGATCAGAAATTGACAAGAATAAAACGGTAGATGATATAGTTTTCAAACAAGGTGATCACGGCAAGATGACCGTTAACGAAGAAGCGGTTTGTAACGTCACCAAGTATTCCGACTATCAATATTATATGCGTATGTGGTTAAAATATTTTCGTCTGAACCAAATGTTGTTTATTGATGGTCATAAATTTGAATCGGAGCCCGCCAAAGAATTAAACAAAGTAGAACGGTTTCTAAAAATAG CgttgttttctaaaaaagaCACGACCACTAAACGCCAGTTCTACCACTTAACGAGGGTGAAAAGAGAATGA